The following are encoded together in the Bos taurus isolate L1 Dominette 01449 registration number 42190680 breed Hereford chromosome 12, ARS-UCD2.0, whole genome shotgun sequence genome:
- the LOC112449074 gene encoding ATP-binding cassette sub-family C member 4 yields the protein MLPVSAEVKTSPVQKANFCSRLFVWWLNPLFKIGHKRKLEPDDMYSVLPEDHSQHLGEELQGYWDQELKRAQKDAQEPSLMKAVIKCYWKSYLIWGMFTFLEVKDFHTVHCFLVYVSLY from the exons ATGCTGCCTGTGTCCGCGGAGGTGAAGACCAGCCCGGTGCAGAAGGCGAACTTCTGCTCGCGCCTGTTTGTCTG gtGGCTAAACCCCTTGTTTAAAATTGGTCACAAACGGAAATTAGAACCAGATGACATGTACTCGGTGCTTCCAGAAGATCACTCCCAGCACCTCGGAGAAGAGCTGCAAGG GTACTGGGATCAAGAACTGAAGAGAGCCCAGAAGGATGCACAGGAGCCTTCCTTAATGAAAGCAGTCATAAAGTGTTACTGGAAATCCTATTTAATTTGGGGAATGTTTACATTTCTGGAGGTAAAAGATTTTCATACTGTGCACTGCTTTTTGGTGTATGTGTCTCTGTACTGA